One Turneriella parva DSM 21527 genomic region harbors:
- the acpS gene encoding holo-ACP synthase produces MVVGVGIDICENDRISEMLGKYKERFLNRVFTPEEVSYCLKKKDPIPHLAARFAVKEAFIKALGMRRDLTISYRDVGLKGSEGKKDIHVTGKLAEMLETKTVSSVHFSISHARDYSNACVILERG; encoded by the coding sequence ATGGTCGTCGGTGTGGGCATCGATATTTGCGAGAATGACCGCATTTCAGAAATGCTCGGCAAATATAAAGAACGCTTTCTGAACCGTGTTTTTACACCCGAAGAAGTTTCTTATTGCCTCAAGAAGAAAGATCCGATACCTCACCTGGCGGCGCGCTTTGCGGTGAAAGAGGCTTTTATCAAAGCTCTCGGTATGCGCCGAGACCTGACAATTTCGTACCGCGACGTAGGCCTCAAGGGCAGCGAGGGCAAAAAAGACATTCATGTGACGGGTAAACTCGCCGAGATGCTCGAGACAAAGACTGTGAGCAGCGTGCATTTCAGCATCTCGCATGCGCGCGATTATTCAAACGCCTGCGTCATTCTTGAACGGGGATAA
- the ruvB gene encoding Holliday junction branch migration DNA helicase RuvB: MAPPIEPHLNLEKDDRELQVRPARLTDFVGQRDIAENLSAYLKAALVRREPLDHVLLSGPPGLGKTTLARIIANEAGARFSQITAPNIKRPGDLAKILSALGENDVLFIDEIHRLPAPAEELLYGAMEDRTIDIAVGDGTLANSVQITLPPFTLVGATTRPGDLTAPLRDRFGIRFHLEFYQDEDIITILSRAADIWKISMTAESRASVSRRARSTPRIALHLLRRVWDYALAESGDLSHEIDRGAAEFAFGKMQIDAEGMTRLDRQLMLSIANHYQGGPVGLKPLSAILAEDLTTLEDYVEPYLVRRGFIRRTPRGRMLTPEAYKHLGLSGGPQGLFEP; encoded by the coding sequence ATGGCGCCGCCGATTGAACCGCACCTCAATCTCGAAAAAGACGACCGCGAACTGCAGGTTCGCCCGGCACGGCTCACCGACTTTGTCGGCCAGCGCGACATCGCAGAAAATCTATCTGCCTACCTTAAGGCCGCGCTGGTGCGCCGCGAACCGCTTGACCATGTTCTGCTTTCGGGGCCGCCGGGGCTCGGCAAGACCACGCTTGCGCGCATCATCGCCAATGAGGCTGGGGCGCGCTTTTCGCAGATAACGGCGCCCAATATCAAGCGGCCCGGTGATCTTGCGAAAATTCTGAGCGCGCTAGGCGAGAACGATGTGCTCTTCATCGACGAGATTCACAGATTGCCCGCGCCTGCCGAAGAACTCCTTTATGGCGCAATGGAAGACCGCACGATCGACATCGCTGTCGGCGACGGTACGCTCGCCAATTCGGTGCAGATTACCCTGCCTCCGTTTACGCTCGTGGGGGCGACGACAAGACCCGGTGACCTGACGGCGCCGCTGCGCGATCGTTTTGGTATTCGCTTTCATCTTGAATTCTATCAAGATGAGGATATCATAACTATTCTCTCGCGCGCGGCCGACATCTGGAAAATCAGCATGACGGCAGAGTCGCGCGCTTCGGTGAGCCGCAGGGCGCGCAGTACGCCCCGTATCGCATTGCACCTTCTGCGCCGCGTCTGGGATTACGCGCTTGCCGAGAGCGGTGACCTGAGTCACGAAATCGATCGCGGCGCAGCTGAATTCGCGTTTGGCAAAATGCAGATCGATGCAGAAGGTATGACGCGCCTCGACAGGCAGCTTATGCTGAGCATAGCGAACCACTACCAGGGTGGGCCCGTCGGTCTCAAACCCCTGTCAGCGATTCTGGCCGAAGATCTTACCACGCTAGAAGATTACGTTGAACCGTATCTCGTGCGCCGGGGATTTATACGCCGCACACCGCGCGGCAGAATGCTTACCCCTGAGGCTTATAAACACCTCGGCCTCAGTGGCGGGCCGCAGGGCCTGTTCGAACCCTGA
- the alaS gene encoding alanine--tRNA ligase: protein MAVKTINDIRKSFLEYFESRSHLRQPSASLLPAQDPTLLFTTAGMVPFKEYFSGASAPPAPRLASVQKCLRTTDLESVGKTKRHLSFFEMLGNFSFGNYFKKEAIEFAWEYSTQFLPFEKERIWISIFENDDEAFEIWNKHIGVPAERIVRLGRADNFWGPAGESGACGPCSELYLDRGEEFGTDEQNRAPGGSGDRFMEFWNLVFNQFDFQKGDYLPLKQTGIDTGAGLERLATLVQGVDSVFDTDELMRLRQKAGEVFAAEYTGANVIPLRVLTDHIRTLTFAMSDGIFPSNESRGYVLRRVLRRAMLFGRKLGQREPLLYKLCDTVRDIYGGFYTELQQNTAFIADYIKQEETRFLSTLDSGAERLEQLLAQSKSVGKKQLEGRDVFQLYDTFGFPLEMTVELAELEGLAVDTEGFSAEMEKQRERGRAAWKGALELPIAREIKTEFTGYTNLEANAEIVTILNGDRAVNAVAESDNKSAPVFVVTRSTPFYAEGGGQLGDNGFIKSSSGAARIVDCRKQHDAYVHLLADIEGTISVGESVQLSVERARREALQRHHSATHLLNAELRKALGNHVKQSGSLVHPDYLRFDFAHPKALSAEELVRVETAVNDAIAANAEVATAVLPKSEAEKRGAVMTFGEKYGDVVRVVEMGGFSSEFCGGTHVARTGDIAGFLIQKESSPGAGNRRIEAVAGEAAVKTLRQKIAEIEELLTAAGPADAGKFSSRLQALDTAKVTAGSISSLWRSALALAADVQQHLSELRKQRKKQEVASSGAESGAIAEAVVASLQTAPGGLRFALYDAAGQTVGDLKALADKVRERDADALYLLFSSAGDESVFVIAASQAYAAARQLQLNALLKAAPAKLGLSGGGKPEMIQGKMRSTAAQVTEYFTGKA, encoded by the coding sequence ATGGCAGTAAAAACTATCAACGATATCAGAAAATCATTTCTCGAATATTTTGAATCACGCAGTCACCTGCGCCAACCAAGTGCCTCGCTTTTGCCGGCTCAAGACCCAACGCTGCTTTTTACAACTGCGGGCATGGTCCCTTTTAAAGAGTATTTTTCCGGGGCGAGTGCTCCCCCCGCGCCCCGGCTCGCGTCAGTGCAGAAGTGCCTGAGAACCACAGATCTCGAATCGGTGGGCAAAACAAAGAGACACCTTTCCTTTTTCGAGATGCTGGGCAATTTCAGTTTCGGCAACTACTTCAAAAAAGAGGCCATCGAATTTGCCTGGGAATATTCGACGCAGTTCTTGCCTTTCGAAAAAGAAAGAATCTGGATTAGTATTTTCGAAAACGATGATGAGGCATTTGAGATCTGGAACAAGCATATCGGCGTGCCCGCTGAGCGCATCGTGAGGCTCGGGCGCGCAGACAACTTTTGGGGGCCTGCCGGCGAAAGCGGCGCATGCGGCCCGTGCAGCGAACTCTATCTCGACAGAGGCGAAGAATTCGGTACAGACGAGCAGAACCGCGCACCCGGCGGCTCGGGTGATCGCTTCATGGAGTTCTGGAATCTTGTTTTTAACCAGTTTGATTTTCAGAAGGGCGATTATCTGCCGCTAAAACAGACGGGCATCGACACCGGGGCGGGTCTTGAGCGCCTCGCGACGCTCGTGCAGGGTGTTGATTCTGTCTTCGATACCGACGAGCTGATGCGCCTGAGGCAAAAGGCAGGCGAAGTTTTTGCCGCCGAATATACGGGCGCTAACGTGATACCGCTCAGGGTCTTGACCGATCACATACGCACATTGACCTTCGCGATGTCAGATGGTATATTCCCCTCGAATGAGTCGCGCGGTTATGTTTTACGCCGCGTGCTGAGGCGCGCGATGCTGTTCGGGCGCAAATTGGGGCAGCGCGAACCGCTTCTCTACAAACTTTGCGACACAGTGCGCGACATTTACGGCGGCTTCTACACCGAGCTGCAGCAAAATACTGCTTTCATCGCAGATTACATTAAGCAAGAAGAAACGCGATTCTTGTCGACGCTTGATTCGGGGGCCGAGCGGCTCGAGCAATTGCTCGCCCAGAGCAAATCGGTAGGCAAAAAGCAGCTCGAAGGCCGTGACGTATTTCAACTCTACGATACATTCGGATTTCCCCTGGAAATGACGGTTGAACTCGCTGAACTTGAAGGTCTCGCCGTCGACACCGAAGGGTTTTCGGCTGAGATGGAGAAACAGCGTGAACGAGGCAGGGCGGCATGGAAAGGCGCTCTTGAACTGCCCATTGCGCGTGAAATCAAGACCGAATTCACCGGTTATACGAATCTTGAGGCAAACGCCGAAATCGTGACCATCTTAAACGGTGATCGGGCGGTGAATGCAGTCGCTGAAAGTGACAATAAGTCTGCGCCGGTCTTTGTCGTGACGAGATCGACCCCCTTTTACGCGGAGGGTGGTGGCCAGCTCGGCGACAATGGATTCATCAAATCATCCTCAGGTGCTGCGCGTATCGTCGATTGCCGTAAACAGCACGACGCATATGTTCACTTGCTGGCTGACATCGAAGGCACTATCAGCGTGGGAGAAAGCGTGCAGCTCAGTGTCGAGCGCGCGCGCCGTGAGGCGCTGCAGCGCCACCATAGCGCGACGCACTTATTGAATGCTGAACTCAGAAAGGCACTCGGTAACCATGTGAAACAGAGTGGCTCGCTGGTACACCCTGATTACCTGCGTTTTGATTTTGCGCACCCGAAGGCTCTCTCGGCCGAAGAACTGGTGCGCGTCGAAACTGCGGTAAACGACGCAATTGCGGCCAACGCAGAGGTTGCAACGGCAGTTTTGCCGAAATCAGAGGCTGAAAAACGCGGTGCGGTCATGACGTTTGGTGAAAAGTACGGGGATGTTGTGCGTGTTGTTGAGATGGGCGGCTTTTCGAGTGAATTCTGCGGCGGTACGCACGTCGCACGCACCGGCGATATCGCCGGTTTTTTGATACAGAAAGAGTCAAGCCCAGGCGCCGGCAACCGCCGCATCGAAGCCGTCGCGGGCGAGGCTGCGGTGAAAACGCTGCGGCAAAAAATTGCTGAAATTGAAGAGCTGCTGACTGCCGCAGGCCCTGCAGACGCGGGTAAATTCTCTTCACGGTTGCAGGCGCTCGACACAGCGAAGGTAACAGCAGGTTCGATATCCTCACTATGGCGATCTGCGCTTGCCCTGGCGGCCGACGTGCAGCAACACCTGAGCGAGTTGCGTAAGCAGCGCAAAAAGCAAGAGGTGGCAAGTTCGGGAGCCGAATCGGGAGCCATAGCCGAAGCTGTTGTTGCATCCCTACAGACAGCGCCGGGTGGTCTGCGTTTTGCCCTGTATGATGCAGCGGGCCAAACGGTGGGTGACTTGAAGGCGCTGGCTGACAAAGTGCGTGAACGCGATGCAGATGCCCTGTATCTGCTTTTCTCATCAGCAGGCGATGAATCGGTCTTTGTGATCGCGGCTTCGCAGGCCTATGCCGCGGCTAGGCAGCTGCAGCTGAATGCCCTACTCAAGGCGGCACCCGCAAAATTAGGCCTTAGCGGTGGCGGTAAACCAGAAATGATTCAGGGCAAAATGCGCTCAACCGCGGCGCAGGTTACAGAGTATTTTACCGGGAAGGCATAA